In Ammospiza nelsoni isolate bAmmNel1 chromosome 22, bAmmNel1.pri, whole genome shotgun sequence, a single window of DNA contains:
- the LOC132082864 gene encoding LOW QUALITY PROTEIN: thrombopoietin receptor-like (The sequence of the model RefSeq protein was modified relative to this genomic sequence to represent the inferred CDS: inserted 1 base in 1 codon) gives MGRGLWSLQLLLSLAPLLQRLVQANTWVVLWGLEPGVRHHIQLCSKPDGTSMDGVWGPWSQALAAETPHSSGDIGLCCRTPYLRHERCEWSWDPAEPHSSHQLLYRPPPSGAGTREDAWQQCEEVSRGAQGTYACTFQPKAGSAISVLVNVTRTHMLPTLSYFKEPFWLHQAAMLTDAPQLVQATVSQGRLSVQWLPPLELPAEQLDYQVRYAMEKSHDWKVLQVPRAARKEVLDLQPGSRYPAQVRAQPSGPWYXGSWSAGTKPVVVDAVADAGWLSPSVTVVPLLFSATLLGLCCTFPSLYSNMKPKLRPPVPELHRALGSFLQESSKHGQASHAFEKQPPEETVLPCLLEVLPGPPPEHSGGRLSSTDMANQSYLLMSGWEPPGPASGPAPSLHARSAPPRPAAQPIALRRAAVAGQCAAGGCEAAQRGPVRPPFEMLRGGRAAAAPRR, from the exons atgggcaggggccTTTGGAGCCTGCAGTTGCTCCTCAGCTTGGCCCctctcctgcagaggctggTCCAGGCCAACACTTGGGTGGTGCTCTGGGGCCTGGAGCCAGGGGTGAGGCACCACATCCAGCTGTGCAGCAAGCCCGACGGTACCTCCATGGACGGCGTCTGGGGGCCCTGGTCacaggctctggctgcagagacCCCCCACTCCTCCG gagacatcgggctgtgctgcagaaccCCTTACCTGCGGCACGAGCGCTGCGAGTGGAGCTGggaccctgcagagccccacagctcccaccagctCCTCTACCGGCCACCTCCGAGCGGGGCTGGCACAAG GGAAGATGCATGGCAACAGTGCGAGGAGGTAAgcagaggggcacagggcacctaTGCCTGCACTTTCCAGCccaaggctggcagtgccatctCTGTCCTGGTGAATGTCACCAGGACCCACATGCTGCCCACACTCAGCTACTTCAAGGAGCCCTTTTGGCTGCACCAGGCTG CAATGCTCACAGATGCCCCACAGCTTGTGCAGGCAACAGTGTCGCAGGGCCGGCTGAGCGTGCAGTGGCTGCcgcccctggagctgcctgcagagcagctggactACCAGGTCCGCTATGCCATGGAGAAAAGCCATGACTGGAAG GTCCTGCAGGTTCCGCGAGCAGCGAGGAAAGAGGTCCTGGACCTGCAGCCAGGCTCCCGCTACCCCGCGCAGGTGCGGGCCCAGCCCAGCGGGCCGTGGT CGGGCAGCTGGAGCGCCGGGACCAAACCCGTTGTGGTTGATGCCGTGGCCGATGCGg GCTGGCTCAGCCCCAGTGTTACGGTGGTGCCGCTGCTCTTCTCAGCAACGCTCCTGGGGCTGTGTTgcaccttcccctccctctACAG CAACATGAAGCCGAAACTCCGGCCGCCCGTTCCTGAGCTGCACCGTGCTCTGGGCAGCTTcctccaggaaagcagcaagCACGGCCAGGCCA GCCATGCCTTCGAAAAGCAGCCGCCAGAGGAGAccgtcctgccctgcctgctggaggtgctgcccgGCCCGCCGCCGGAGCACTCTGGGGGCCGCCTGTCCAGCACCGACATGGCCAACCAGTCCTACCTGCTCATGAGCGGCTGGGAGCC ACCTGGTCCCGCCTCCGGTCCCGCCCCCTCACTTCATGCGCGGAGCGCTCCGCCCCGTCCCGCGGCTCAGCCAATCGCGTTGCGTCGCGCGGCCGTCGCCGGGCAGTGCGCGGCCGGTGGGTGTGAAGCGGCCCAGCGGGGCCCCGTCCGCCCGCCGTTTGAAATGCTGCGGGGCgggcgagcggcggcggcgccgcggaGGTGA